CGCCCACGGCAAGATCCGACGCGGCGGCAGCGTCCGTGTCCATGTCGGCCGCGAGGGCGCCCCGGTCCTGCTGGAAAAGATGGGACTGGGCGAATCGCACTCGGCGATCTCGATGGTGCCCCTGCGATTGAACGGGGTGTCGCTGCCGGCGGGCAGCCTGTTCGCGCTGGCGCCGACCGGCGACCCGGCGGTAGCGGCAGCCGGCCAGACGGTGTGCCTGGTGCCGCCCGGGGGAATCGCCGCGGCCCGCTTCCTGCGCCTGTCGACCCTGGTGGTCGCACCCCGGGACCGGTCCCGGGTGTTCACCCGCCAGTTCCAGCACCAGTTGCACAGCCGCTTCCTGTCGCCGGCCTCGACCACGCTCGCGGACCTCGAGGCATTCTGCAGCCGGGCACTCCGGCCACCGCCATGACGCATGCCATCCCGGGTTTCTTCGCCCAGGCCTATGCGCCGGCCACCGTGCCCAGCCTGGCGCGCCTGGCGGTTGCCGCGGCGCGCATGCGGCGGCTCGGCCTGGTGGCGTTCCAGGAACCTGCGCCGCTGCCGCCGGAACTGCTCCGCGGCCTGCATGCCGATCACTACATCGACGCCTTCCTGACCGGCAGCGAGCCGCTGGCCTCGAGTCAGGGCCTGCCCTGGAGTCCGGCGATGCGCGACGCGACGCTGGCGATGCTGGGCGGCCAGCTGGCGGCTGCGCAGCATGCCCTGCGCCACGGCATCGCCCTGAACCTTGCCAGGGGTTTCCACCATGCGGTTCCCGAACGCGGCTCCGGCTACTGTCCGGTCAACGGCCTGGCGCTGGTCGCCCACGCCATGCCCGAGCGGCGAATCTTCGTGATCGACTGCGACGAGCATGGCGGCGACGGCACCGAGGAGTTCGCGGCGCTGCTGCCCAACCTGTACGCGGCGACCGTGTTCGGAACCCGGTTCGGCTGCCGGGGCGGCGAGCGCGCCTGGGCCTGGGAGGCCAAGGTCTGGCGCGACGGCTTCCAGACCTACGAGCGGGCACTGGCCGGTGTCTTCGAATGCATCGACCAGGTCCGGCCCGACCTGGTGCTCTACCAGGCCGGCGTTGACTGCCATGCCAACGATCCCAAGGGGCGGTCCGGCCTGAGCACCGCCCAGTTGTTCCGGCGGGACCTGTTCGTGTTCAGTGCCCTGGCGGAACGCGCGCTGCCGGTGGTGTTCGTGGTGGCGGGGGGCTACCAGGACCCGGTACGGGTCGCCCGGCTCAACTGCAATACCGTGCGCGCTGCGAGAAGGGCGCGACAGATCGCCCGCGCCGGCGTCGACTGAGCGGATGCGGCGGGCCGGCACGGCCGGTCCGCGCGGGCGGACCGTCCAGATCCGGACACCGACGTCCGCCGACAGCGCGCGCACGGCCCGGGGCGCCCCGGGGCAACCAGGCAAGTGACTGATCCGGAAAGGTGCAGGGGCGTTGGCACGGGGCCTGCTTCAAGTCCGCCATGGACATCCAGCGAAACGACCTCAAGCTGCGCAAGCGCCGACGCCAGATCGCCGCGACCGTCGGTGCCGTGCTGGCTGTGGCCGGACTGGCGCTGGTGGTAGCGCGCCTGGAGCCGGCCGCACCCCGTGTCGACCGCGGCACGGTGTGGACCGACATCGTCAAGCGCGGCGAGATGCTGCGCGAAGTGCGCGGCCCCGGCACCCTGGTGCCGAAGGCGATCCGCTGGATCGCCGCCGAGACCGATGGCCGGGTCGAGCGCATCGTGGTGAAGCCGGGCGCCGTGGTCGAGCCGGACACGGTGATCCTGGAACTCTCCAACCCGGTGCTCGACGACCAGCTCGCCGCCGCGCAGTCGGAGCTGGTTTCCGCGCAGGCCAGCTACGTCGCCCGCGAGACCGAGCTGGAAAGCCAGGTGCTGGACCAGCGTGCGCGTCTGGCCGGCTTCGAGGCCGAGCACGAGGGCGCCCGTCTGCAGGCCGAGGCCGAGCAGGAATTGTCCGAGCGCGGCATCATCTCGACCATCCAGTACCGGCGCAGCCGGCTCAGCGCCGACAGCCTGAAGGTGCGCGTCGACATGGAGCGCGAGCGCCTGGACAACAGCCGACGCAACATCGCCAAGCAGCTCGAGGCCGAGCGCGCCCGCATCGACCAGCTGGCCCGCACCCGCGACCTGCGCCAACGCCAGGCCGACGCCCTGCAGGTGCGCGCCGGCATCGCCGGCGTGCTGCAGCAGGTGCCGGTGCAGGAGGGCCAGCAGGTGATCGCCGGCGGCAACCTGGCGCGGGTTGCGCGCCCCGACGAGCTGATGGCCGAACTGCGCATCGCCGAGACCCAGGCCAAGGACATCGTGCTTGGCCAGCCGGTGCGGGTCGACACCCGCAACGGCATCGTCGCCGGCCAGGTGCTGCGCATCGATCCGGCGGTGCAGAACGGCACCGTGCAGGTCGACGTCGAGCTGACCGGGGCCTTGCCGGCCGGTGCCCGCCCCGACCTGTCGGTGGACGGCACCATCGAGATCGAACGCCTTCCCGACGTCCTGCACGTCGGCCGTCCCGCCTTCGGCCAGCCGGGTGGCCAGACCACCCTGTTCCGCCTCAACGGCGACGGCAGCGCACTGCGCGTCCCGGTGCGCCTGGGCCGCGCCTCGGTGAACCTGGTCGAGGTGGAACAGGGCCTGGCAGAGGGCGATGTCGTGATTCTTTCCGACACCTCGGCGTGGGACCAGCATGATCGGATACGGGTGGATTGAGGACCGGGGACCGGGGACCGGGGCAAGAGCAGGAGCAGGAGCAGTACCGAGCGACCGGGGTTCGTCCGGACAGTCAGGAACGTTGTGATGACCAACCAGAACCCGAACACGGACCAGGGCACGGCGAGCCGCGCGGTGTACCGGTCCCCGGTCCCCGATGCCATTGGGATGCGGAATCGACCAGACAGCAGGAGTGATGCGATGAACAATCAGAATTCGAGCGCGGGCCGAGGCGTGCCGGACCTCGCGGGCTTGCAGGCCCCGGTCCCCGGTCCCCGGTCCCCGGTCCCCGCTGCCGCCAACCAGCCCCTGATCAAGCTCGAAGGCATCACCAAGGTGTTCCTGACCGACGAGGTCGAGACCCATGCTTTGTCGGGGGTGCACTTCGACATCCGCCGCGGCGAATACGTGTCGATCTCCGGACCGTCCGGCTGCGGCAAGTCGACCCTGCTGTCGATCCTGGGCCTGCTCGACACGCCCAGCGAGGGCAGCTACCTGCTCAACGGCCGGCAGGTCGAGGACATCGGCGCCGGCGAGCGCGCCCGCATCCGCAACAAGGAGATCGGCTTCATCTTCCAGGCCTTCAACCTGATCGGCGACCTCACCGTGTTCGAGAACGTCGAGCTGCCGCTGACCTACCGGGACGGCATGGCCAAGGCCGAACGCCGCACCCGCGTGCAGGAGGCGCTGGAACGCGTCGGCATGGCGCACCGGCTGCGCCACTATCCGGCCCAGCTCTCCGGCGGCCAGCAGCAGCGCGTCGCGGTCGCCCGCGCCCTGGTCGGCCAACCATCGATCCTGCTCGCCGACGAGCCGACCGGCAACCTCGATTCCAAGAACGGCGAGGCGGTGATGACCCTGCTCGACGAGCTGCATCGCGCCGGCGCCACCATCTGCATGGTCACCCACGATCCCCGTTACGCCGAGTTCGCGCAGCGCAAGATCTTCATGTTCGACGGCCGCGTGGTCGACGAGGAGACCATGCACCGGCTGCGCACCGAGGAGGATGCCCGGCTGTTCCGGCGCAACGAGCCGGAACCGGTCGCCTGAGACCGCGCGGCGATCCCGACCCCCACAAGACCGACCGGTACCTGGCCATGCCCGAAGCCCTGATCCGAGACCTGCGGCTGGCCGCTCGCGCCCTGCTCGCCGCTCCCGCCTTCCTGGCCATCGCGGTGCTCACCCTGGCCCTGGGCATCGGCAGCGTCGCCGCGGTGTACAGCGTCGTGCACGGCACCCTCATGCACCCGCTGCCCTATCCCGACGCCGGCCAG
This region of Lysobacterales bacterium genomic DNA includes:
- a CDS encoding HlyD family efflux transporter periplasmic adaptor subunit; the encoded protein is MDIQRNDLKLRKRRRQIAATVGAVLAVAGLALVVARLEPAAPRVDRGTVWTDIVKRGEMLREVRGPGTLVPKAIRWIAAETDGRVERIVVKPGAVVEPDTVILELSNPVLDDQLAAAQSELVSAQASYVARETELESQVLDQRARLAGFEAEHEGARLQAEAEQELSERGIISTIQYRRSRLSADSLKVRVDMERERLDNSRRNIAKQLEAERARIDQLARTRDLRQRQADALQVRAGIAGVLQQVPVQEGQQVIAGGNLARVARPDELMAELRIAETQAKDIVLGQPVRVDTRNGIVAGQVLRIDPAVQNGTVQVDVELTGALPAGARPDLSVDGTIEIERLPDVLHVGRPAFGQPGGQTTLFRLNGDGSALRVPVRLGRASVNLVEVEQGLAEGDVVILSDTSAWDQHDRIRVD
- a CDS encoding ABC transporter ATP-binding protein — protein: MNNQNSSAGRGVPDLAGLQAPVPGPRSPVPAAANQPLIKLEGITKVFLTDEVETHALSGVHFDIRRGEYVSISGPSGCGKSTLLSILGLLDTPSEGSYLLNGRQVEDIGAGERARIRNKEIGFIFQAFNLIGDLTVFENVELPLTYRDGMAKAERRTRVQEALERVGMAHRLRHYPAQLSGGQQQRVAVARALVGQPSILLADEPTGNLDSKNGEAVMTLLDELHRAGATICMVTHDPRYAEFAQRKIFMFDGRVVDEETMHRLRTEEDARLFRRNEPEPVA